From one Streptomyces sp. CA-210063 genomic stretch:
- a CDS encoding ABC transporter ATP-binding protein — protein MHDTGSPLIEARALSAGYGSRPVVADLDIEVRPGEVVALLGPNGAGKTTTLRALSGSLAPMDGEVRWLGEPGRAPLHRRARQGLAYVGERAVFTRLDTADNLRVGRVATRQALELFPELEKRLRTGAGMLSGGEQQMLSLARALCRAPKLLLADELSLGLAPLVVDRLLRAVREAADRGLGALLVEQHVRKVLDIADRVYVLHRGRVTLTGTPEELRGHLDAIESSYLAEETTYATE, from the coding sequence GTGCACGACACCGGCTCACCCCTGATCGAAGCCCGCGCCCTGTCCGCCGGATACGGCAGCCGGCCCGTCGTGGCGGACCTCGACATCGAGGTCCGCCCCGGCGAGGTCGTCGCCCTCCTCGGACCCAACGGCGCGGGCAAGACCACCACCCTCCGGGCGCTCTCGGGCAGCCTGGCCCCGATGGACGGCGAGGTGCGCTGGCTGGGCGAGCCCGGCCGCGCACCGCTGCACCGCCGCGCCCGCCAGGGCCTGGCGTACGTCGGTGAACGGGCGGTCTTCACCCGCCTCGACACCGCGGACAACCTGCGGGTCGGCCGGGTGGCGACGCGGCAGGCACTGGAACTCTTCCCCGAGCTCGAAAAGCGCCTCAGGACGGGCGCGGGAATGCTGTCGGGCGGCGAGCAGCAGATGCTGTCGCTGGCCCGCGCGCTGTGCCGCGCCCCCAAGCTGCTCCTCGCGGACGAGCTGTCGCTCGGTCTCGCCCCGCTCGTGGTCGACCGCCTGCTGCGCGCGGTACGCGAGGCGGCGGACCGGGGCCTCGGGGCGCTGCTGGTCGAACAGCACGTCCGCAAGGTGCTCGACATCGCCGACCGGGTGTACGTCCTGCACCGCGGCCGCGTCACCCTGACGGGCACCCCGGAGGAACTGCGCGGGCACCTGGACGCGATCGAGTCGTCCTACCTCGCCGAAGAGACAACTTATGCAACCGAGTGA
- a CDS encoding ABC transporter substrate-binding protein: MNDSRRRRSAAASCLAVTGALLAAGCGGEASSTSSDTSALKGAPVKVMVWAPEDTQGSAQPGVRHTAQAYEKWINANGGIKGGRLEVLTCNEKNAPAEAEKCAQQAVAEKVVAVVGSYSLAGDRYMPILEKAGIPYIGGTGVSAAEFSNPLSFPVNGGTPTVFAAHGQQLVEEGCKKISGVRYDVAAAETVARFLALGVTSAGGAAPKDLKVPVTATDLAPQVAAATKGSDCVSVILGTHSDLFVKAYVQSGSKTEVGSVVGNLTPELAETTGGSGSPLEGAAITGYYPPTSDAAWKNFVEAAEGDKEIDTSNGANGTTWVAFKVFTEAAEKVPTITAKALVEELNTTSGIDTGGLTPSLTWSEKTALPIEGMNRIHNTTATELVIRDGKIEWAKEGATFVDVRKVLTAMSAG; encoded by the coding sequence ATGAACGACTCACGCCGACGCAGAAGTGCCGCAGCGAGCTGTCTCGCGGTGACGGGAGCGCTGCTTGCCGCGGGCTGCGGGGGAGAGGCTTCCAGCACCTCGAGCGACACCTCCGCCCTGAAGGGCGCGCCGGTCAAGGTGATGGTCTGGGCCCCTGAGGACACCCAGGGCAGCGCCCAGCCCGGAGTCCGGCACACCGCCCAGGCCTACGAGAAGTGGATCAACGCCAACGGCGGCATCAAGGGCGGCCGGCTGGAGGTGCTCACCTGCAACGAGAAGAACGCCCCCGCCGAGGCCGAGAAGTGCGCCCAGCAGGCGGTCGCCGAGAAGGTGGTCGCGGTGGTGGGCTCGTACAGCCTCGCCGGTGACCGCTACATGCCCATCCTGGAGAAGGCCGGCATCCCGTACATCGGCGGGACCGGCGTCTCGGCGGCGGAGTTCTCCAACCCGCTGTCCTTCCCCGTCAACGGCGGCACCCCGACGGTGTTCGCGGCCCACGGGCAGCAGCTCGTGGAGGAGGGCTGCAAGAAGATCTCGGGCGTTCGGTACGACGTGGCCGCCGCCGAGACCGTCGCGCGGTTCCTCGCCCTCGGTGTGACCTCCGCCGGAGGGGCGGCGCCCAAGGACCTCAAGGTGCCGGTGACCGCCACCGACCTCGCCCCGCAGGTCGCCGCCGCGACCAAGGGCAGCGACTGCGTGAGCGTCATCCTGGGCACGCACTCCGACCTTTTCGTCAAGGCGTATGTGCAGTCCGGCTCGAAGACCGAGGTCGGCAGCGTCGTCGGCAACCTCACTCCGGAACTGGCCGAGACCACCGGCGGCAGCGGCAGCCCGCTGGAGGGCGCCGCGATCACCGGTTACTACCCGCCGACCTCCGACGCCGCCTGGAAGAACTTCGTCGAGGCCGCCGAGGGCGACAAGGAGATCGACACCAGCAACGGCGCCAACGGGACGACCTGGGTGGCCTTCAAGGTCTTCACCGAGGCCGCCGAGAAAGTGCCGACGATCACGGCCAAGGCCCTGGTGGAGGAGCTGAACACCACCTCGGGCATCGACACCGGCGGACTGACCCCGTCCCTGACCTGGAGCGAGAAGACCGCCCTGCCGATCGAGGGCATGAACCGCATCCACAACACGACGGCCACCGAACTCGTCATCCGTGACGGCAAGATCGAGTGGGCGAAGGAAGGGGCGACCTTCGTGGACGTCCGCAAGGTGCTGACGGCGATGTCGGCCGGCTGA
- a CDS encoding ABC transporter permease subunit, whose amino-acid sequence MDDILRFALLGLGLGALYALTAHGIVLVYRGSGVLNFAHGAIGMAGAYVQWELSTQHGVPYWPATACGVLASAVLGVLTHLLVLRPLRRASTLARLVGTLAVFIVITAIAVKRYGDSLELVPGKLPTELLTIAGATISEDRVWLLGIAVLVTALLHLLYKRTLFGLGTTAVAENEGAAAALGWSPDLIATGNWALGSALAGLTGILIVPVIGLSVTGLTTLLLSALAAALVGRFSSFPITLAGGLVIGIVQSELTRFGSDITGLASSVPFLVIALVLVARGRALPLRGTFLDRLPALGTGRVRPVALAVAVAVGLLLVSVSTPLWADAITNTLVMSLIILSIVVVTGYAGQVSLAAYALAGTGAFIAGHTAADWGWPFELALLAGVLGTVPIGLLFALPAVRTRGVNLAIITLGLGTTLEAMVFQNTDLSTSPGSDGIAVGRQTLFGISVSGVDHPQRYAAVVLVLFVAATLVVANVRRSRTGRRLIAVRANERAAAALGIDVRAAKLYAFGLSAAVAALAGVLTGFRSTSVVFSDFASFDSITALGLAVIGGVGFLVGPLFAATFAAGTVGARFGDLVLPGLSEWMPLIGGIILVLTLVGNQDGIGKDIGKQAEGIRRRLSPRRDTVTATAARTAATAARAASAGSATSAASAASAASADEAAVPRAAPLPLHVRGLTVRYGGVVAVDGLSLDVEPGQVVGLIGPNGAGKTSAIDAVTGFTRAASGGVRLGDREVTRLPVHRRAAAGLSRSFQSLELFEDMTVLDNLYAACDRPGRWTFLTDLVRPGSRPLPAHVLVAVREFGLQDSLDRPVGDLSYGERRLLAIARAVAASPSVLLLDEPAAGLSDDETRELARLVRRLAEDWGMGVLLVEHDVDMVMSVCDQVVVLDFGRLICAGTPEEVRRDPAVRAAYLGDLEPETLS is encoded by the coding sequence ATGGACGACATCCTGCGGTTCGCGCTGCTCGGCCTGGGGCTCGGTGCCCTGTACGCGCTCACCGCGCACGGCATCGTGCTGGTCTACCGGGGCTCCGGTGTCCTCAACTTCGCGCACGGCGCGATCGGGATGGCCGGCGCCTATGTGCAGTGGGAGCTCTCCACCCAGCACGGCGTCCCGTACTGGCCCGCCACCGCCTGCGGCGTCCTCGCCTCGGCGGTGCTGGGCGTCCTCACCCACCTGCTGGTGCTGCGCCCGCTGCGCCGGGCGTCCACGCTGGCCCGCCTGGTCGGCACCCTGGCGGTGTTCATCGTGATCACCGCGATCGCCGTCAAGCGCTACGGCGACAGCCTGGAGCTGGTGCCGGGCAAGCTGCCCACCGAGCTGCTGACGATCGCCGGGGCGACGATCTCCGAGGACCGCGTCTGGCTGCTCGGCATCGCGGTCCTCGTGACCGCGCTCCTCCATCTCCTCTACAAGCGCACCCTGTTCGGCCTGGGCACCACGGCGGTCGCGGAGAACGAGGGCGCCGCCGCCGCGCTCGGCTGGTCCCCGGATCTCATCGCCACCGGCAACTGGGCGCTGGGCTCGGCGCTGGCCGGACTGACCGGCATCCTCATCGTGCCGGTGATCGGCCTGTCGGTGACCGGGCTGACCACGTTGCTGCTGAGCGCGTTGGCCGCCGCCCTGGTCGGCCGGTTCTCCTCGTTCCCCATCACGCTGGCGGGCGGTCTGGTCATCGGGATCGTGCAGTCCGAACTGACCCGCTTCGGCTCCGACATCACCGGACTCGCCTCGTCGGTGCCCTTCCTCGTCATCGCCCTGGTGCTGGTCGCGCGCGGCCGGGCGCTGCCGCTGCGCGGCACGTTCCTGGACCGGCTGCCCGCCCTGGGCACCGGCAGGGTCCGCCCCGTGGCACTGGCTGTCGCCGTCGCCGTCGGACTGCTGCTGGTGAGCGTGTCGACGCCGCTGTGGGCCGACGCGATCACCAACACCCTCGTGATGTCGCTGATCATCCTGTCGATCGTCGTGGTCACCGGTTACGCGGGCCAGGTCTCCCTCGCGGCCTACGCCCTCGCCGGGACGGGCGCGTTCATTGCGGGACACACGGCGGCCGACTGGGGCTGGCCCTTCGAACTCGCCCTGCTGGCAGGCGTGTTGGGCACGGTGCCGATCGGTCTGCTGTTCGCGCTCCCAGCGGTCCGCACCCGTGGCGTCAATCTCGCGATCATCACGCTGGGTCTCGGCACGACACTGGAGGCGATGGTCTTCCAGAACACCGACCTGTCGACGAGCCCGGGCAGCGACGGCATCGCGGTGGGCCGTCAGACACTCTTCGGAATCAGCGTCTCCGGGGTCGACCATCCGCAGCGGTACGCCGCCGTGGTGCTCGTGCTGTTCGTCGCCGCCACACTCGTGGTCGCCAACGTACGGCGCAGCCGCACCGGCCGCCGGCTCATCGCCGTACGGGCCAACGAGCGGGCCGCCGCCGCGCTGGGCATCGACGTCCGCGCGGCCAAGCTCTACGCCTTCGGCCTCTCGGCGGCCGTCGCCGCGCTCGCCGGAGTGCTCACCGGCTTCCGCTCGACGTCGGTGGTCTTCTCCGACTTCGCGTCCTTCGACTCCATCACCGCGCTCGGACTCGCGGTCATCGGCGGGGTCGGCTTCCTCGTCGGCCCGCTGTTCGCCGCGACCTTCGCCGCCGGCACGGTGGGCGCCCGGTTCGGGGACCTGGTGCTGCCCGGGCTCAGCGAATGGATGCCGCTGATCGGCGGGATCATCCTGGTGCTGACCCTCGTGGGCAACCAGGACGGCATCGGCAAGGACATCGGCAAGCAGGCGGAGGGCATCCGCCGCAGACTGTCGCCGAGGCGCGACACGGTCACGGCCACGGCGGCCAGGACAGCGGCCACGGCGGCCAGGGCGGCCTCTGCGGGTTCGGCGACCTCGGCGGCCTCTGCGGCCTCGGCGGCCTCGGCGGACGAAGCGGCCGTGCCCCGAGCCGCACCGCTCCCCCTCCACGTACGGGGCCTGACCGTGCGCTACGGCGGTGTCGTCGCCGTGGACGGACTCTCGCTGGATGTCGAGCCAGGGCAGGTCGTGGGTCTCATCGGACCCAACGGCGCCGGCAAGACCTCCGCCATCGACGCCGTCACCGGCTTCACCCGTGCCGCGTCCGGCGGTGTGCGCCTCGGTGACCGGGAGGTGACCCGGCTGCCGGTGCACCGGCGGGCCGCGGCGGGGCTGAGCCGGTCCTTCCAGTCGCTGGAGCTCTTCGAGGACATGACCGTCCTCGACAACCTGTACGCGGCCTGCGACCGGCCCGGCCGCTGGACGTTCCTGACGGACCTGGTGCGGCCCGGCAGCCGTCCGCTGCCCGCCCATGTCCTCGTCGCGGTACGGGAGTTCGGGCTCCAGGACAGTCTGGACCGGCCGGTGGGCGATCTGTCGTACGGGGAGCGCCGGCTGCTGGCCATCGCCCGTGCGGTGGCGGCCTCACCGTCCGTGCTGCTCCTCGACGAACCGGCCGCCGGGTTGTCCGACGACGAGACCCGGGAGCTGGCCCGTCTGGTGCGGCGGCTCGCCGAGGACTGGGGCATGGGCGTGCTGCTCGTCGAGCACGACGTCGACATGGTGATGAGCGTCTGCGACCAGGTGGTGGTCCTGGACTTCGGGCGGCTGATCTGCGCCGGTACGCCGGAGGAGGTGCGCCGGGATCCGGCGGTGCGAGCGGCCTATCTGGGTGACCTGGAGCCGGAGACACTGTCCTGA
- a CDS encoding SDR family NAD(P)-dependent oxidoreductase, producing MGRLDEKITIVTGAASGIGAATARRVAAEGAHTVVADLNADGAKAVTEEIRAAGGSATAVVVDLGDVDSVRAMVATAVETYGGLDVLHNNAAATHLAARQDLAVVEADPAVWDDTMRINLRGTMVAVQAAVPHMIARGGGSIINTSSGSGLAGDLRNPAYGASKAALINLTQYVATQYGKQGVRCNAIAPGFIVTPASSGSAHGAIREAMLRHHLTPRLGRPEDVASAVVFLASDESAFVTGHTLRVDGGLLSHAPYVADLRDA from the coding sequence ATGGGACGGCTCGACGAGAAGATCACGATCGTCACCGGCGCCGCGTCCGGCATCGGCGCCGCCACCGCCCGCCGCGTGGCGGCGGAGGGAGCGCACACGGTCGTCGCCGACCTGAACGCCGACGGCGCGAAGGCGGTCACGGAGGAGATCCGGGCCGCCGGAGGCTCCGCCACGGCGGTCGTCGTCGACCTGGGGGACGTCGACAGCGTCCGGGCCATGGTGGCCACGGCGGTCGAGACGTACGGCGGCCTCGACGTCCTGCACAACAACGCGGCGGCCACCCATCTGGCCGCCCGTCAGGACCTCGCCGTGGTGGAGGCCGACCCGGCGGTCTGGGACGACACGATGCGGATCAACCTGCGCGGCACCATGGTCGCCGTCCAGGCCGCCGTCCCGCACATGATCGCCCGGGGCGGCGGCTCGATCATCAACACCTCGTCCGGGTCCGGCCTCGCGGGCGATCTGCGCAATCCCGCGTACGGCGCCTCCAAGGCCGCCCTCATCAACCTCACGCAGTACGTCGCCACCCAGTACGGCAAGCAGGGCGTCCGCTGCAACGCCATCGCGCCGGGGTTCATCGTCACGCCGGCGAGCTCCGGCTCGGCGCACGGGGCGATCCGGGAGGCGATGCTGCGCCATCACCTCACGCCGCGCCTTGGCCGGCCCGAGGACGTCGCCTCGGCGGTCGTCTTCCTCGCCTCCGACGAGTCGGCCTTCGTCACCGGGCACACCCTGCGCGTGGACGGCGGGCTGCTGTCCCACGCGCCGTATGTCGCGGACCTGCGGGACGCCTGA